DNA from Lemur catta isolate mLemCat1 chromosome 7, mLemCat1.pri, whole genome shotgun sequence:
CCAAGCAAATTTGAGAGAAAGGTAGATGGGATGATAGGTTGAAAATACAGTTGCTGTTTTTCCAATTACGTGTACTAAAGAATTTTGGGAAGATTTATCTCATTGGGTCTGGAGAGTACTCACATGGCGCTGtcagatttttttctgcatcaCAACTGATCTCTCCCCTACAACCTAGTTCAGTAGGGTTTCCTGGCATATGTAATTGCTAATGCTTTTTTACCAGAAGAAAAACATTACTCCTACCTCTTATTAAAAACTATAGAGCTAAGGACCATTGACAAGCAATGACTTTCGGGATGACCTGTGTGAGTTTTATCTGAAACCACTTGAATTTTTCATCTTGAAAGTCCTTCAGAATCTTGGTCTGTGTACACTCTGGTTTGTTGCAGGTTTAGAGTTCTGTGGTTTTTGTTTCTAATATAGACaacagttttataatttacaGCAGCATTCACTAATTAAAATTGTAAGCATAATTACTATCCATGATACTTATTATTAGTTTGCATTCATAAAGCTCAAAATTCACTTCATCCTTTCAAGTAGTGAGTAATTAGTTTCTTTGGGTTTGTAGCTTTATCATCCCTTTATGACCCatttggaagaaataaacaaCCAAACTCCTGGAAGACTGCTTTAAAAAGCTGGAAATATATCGTCCAGCTAGTGCAATGAGGCTCATACAATGtggaaaatattacttttctttgGTTTTAGTAGCCAGtttatctttgcatttattcagcaaataacTATTGAGCACCTAATGTGTACTAGGAATGTTGGGAAGACAAAGATGAATCACTCAAAGATTCTGTCCTTAAAGACCTTAAGGTTTCTGTGGAAAGAGAATAagattttatgtacatatttaaaaattttatatatgtataaaaggTATAATTGACCATAAGCACTGTCAGAACAGGGAACAACTCTATTCCCTGCTGTAAGATCAGCACCTAACAGAGTGTATTAAAATAGAAGGTTTAATAAATAActtttggaatgaatgaatggatgaataattgaatatattaatttttattgttttcaagatACATCTGTGGGATATTGATATTTTTCCTAATATGACTTGTGTTCATTGTCTCCAGGTACCTCAGCCAGCATGGCTgtctccttcccacccaccttGGGACTCAGTTCTGCCCCAGATGAAATTCAACACCCACATATTAAATTTTCAGAATGGAAATTTAAGCTATTCAGGGTGAGATCCTTCGAGAAGGCACCTGAAGAagctcaaaaggaaaagaaggatttCTCCGAGGGGAAACCCTCTCTAGAGCAATCTCCAGCAGTTCTGGACAAGACTGGTGGTCAGAAGCCAGTCCTGACTCAACCAGCATTAAAAGCACACCCTAAGTTTTCAAAGAAATCCCACGATGATGGAAAAGCAAGAGGCAAAGCAATCCACCAAGCCAACCTTCGACATCTCTGCCGCATCTGTGGGGATTCTTTTAAAACTGATGAGTGCAACAGGAGATACCCAGTCCACGGGCCCGTGGATGGTAAAACCCAAGGCCTTTTacgaaagaaggaaaagagagcaaCTTCCTGGCCAGACCTCATTGCCAAGGTTTTCCGGATTGATGTGAAAGCAGATGTTGACTCGATCCACCCCACTGAGTTCTGCCATAACTGCTGGAGCATCATGCACAGGAAGTTTAGCAGTGCCCCAAGTGAGGTTTACTTCCCAAGGAACACAGCCGTGGAGTGGCACCCCCACACACCCTCCTGTGACATCTGCCACACTGCCCGTCGAGGACTCAAGAGGAAGGGTCCTCAGCCAAATGTGCAGCTCAGCAAAAAACTCAAAACTGTGCTTGACCGAGCGAAACAAGCCCGTCAGCGCAAGAGAAGAGCTCAGGTGAGGATCCGTAGCCGAGAAGTCATGAAGAAGATTGCCAACTGCAGTAAAATACATCTCAGTACTAAGCTTCTTGCGGTGGACTTCCCAGAGCACTTTGTGAAAGCTATCTCCTGCCGGATTTGTGAACACATTCTGGCTGACCCTGTGGAGACCAGCTGTAAGCATGTATTTTGCAGGATCTGCATTCTCAGGTGCCTCAAAGTCATGGGCAGTTATTGTCCCTCTTGCCAATATCCATGTTTCCCTACTGACTTGGAGAGTCCAGTGAAGTCCTTTCTGAGTGTCTTGAATTCCCTGATGGTGAGATGTCCAGCAAAAGAGTGCAATGAGGAGGTcagtttggaaaaatataatcacCATGTCTCAAGTCACAGGGAATCAAAAGAGACTTTTGTGCATATTAATAAGGGAGGCCGGCCCCGTCAGCATCTTCTCTCATTGACCCGGAGAGCTCAGAAACACCGGCTGAGGGAGCTCAAGCTGCAAGTCAAGGCTTTTGCTGACAAAGAAGAAGGTGGAGACGTGAAGTCTGTGTGCCTGACCTTGTTCCTGCTGGCCCTGAGGGCGAGGAATGAGCACAGACAAGCGGACGAGCTGGAGGCCATCATGCAGGGACGGGGATCTGGCCTGCAGCCAGCTGTTTGCTTGGCCATCCGCGTCAACACCTTCCTCAGCTGCAGTCAGTACCACAAGATGTACAGGACCGTGAAAGCCATCACGGGGAGGCAGATTTTCCAGCCTTTGCATGCCCTTCGGAATGCTGAGAAGGTTCTCCTGCCGGGCTACCACCCCTTTGAGTGGCAGCCACCTCTGAAGAACGTGTCTTCCAGCACCGATGTGGGCATTATTGATGGGCTGTCTGGACTATCCTCCTCTGTGGATGATTACCCAGTGGACACCATTGCCAAGAGGTTCCGCTATGATTCGGCTTTGGTGTCTGCTTTGATGGATATGGAAGAAGACATCTTGGAGGGCATGAGATCCCAAGACCTGGATGACTACCTGAGTGGCCCCTTCACTGTAGTGGTGAAGGAGTCTTGTGATGGGATGGGAGATGTGAGTGAGAAGCATGGCAGTGGGCCGGTAGTCCCGGAAAAGGCAGTTCGTTTTTCATTCACGGTCATGAAAATTACTATCGCGCATGGCTCACAGACTCTGAAGGTGTTTGAGGAAGCCAAACCTAACTCTGAGCTGTGCTGCAAGCCATTGTGTCTTATGCTGGCAGATGAGTCTGACCATGAGACCCTGACTGCCATCCTGAGCCCTCTCATTGCTGAGAGGGAGGCCATGAAGGATAGTGAATTGATGCTTGAGATGGGAGGCATCCTCAGGACTTTCAAGTTCATCTTCAGGGGCACTGGATATGATGAAAAACTTGTCCGGGAAGTGGAAGGCCTCGAGGCTTCTGGCTCGGTCTACATTTGTACTCTTTGTGATGCCACCCGTCTGGAAGCCTCTCAAAACCTTGTCTTCCACTCCATAACCAGAAGCCATGCTGAGAACCTGGAACGCTATGAGGTCTGGCGTTCCAACCCGTACCATGAGTCTGTGGAAGAACTGCGGGACAGGGTGAAAGGGGTCTCGGCCAAACCTTTCATTGAGACGGTGCCTTCCATAGATGCACTGCACTGTGACATTGGCAATGCGGCTGAGTTCTACAAGATTTTCCAGCTAGAGATAGGGGAGGCATATAAGAATTCTAATGCTtccaaagaggaaaggaaaagatggCAGGCCACATTGGACAAGCATCTCCGGAAGAAGATGAACCTAAAACCAATCATGAGGATGAACGGCAACTTTGCCAGGAAGCTCATGACCAAAGAGACTGTTGATGCAGTTTGCGAATTAATTCCTTCCGAGGAGAGGCATGCAGCTCTGAGGGAGCTCATGGATCTCTACCTGAAGATGAAACCCGTATGGCGATCATCATGCCCCGCTAAAGAGTGCCCAGAATCCCTCTGCCAGTATAGTTTCAACTCTCAGCGTTTTGCTGAGCTCCTCTCTACCAAGTTCAAGTATAGATACGAGGGCAAAATCACCAATTATTTTCACAAAACTCTGGCACATGTCCCTGAAATTATTGAGAGGGATGGCTCTATTGGGGCATGGGCGAGTGAGGGAAATGAATCTGGCAACAAACTGTTCAGGCGCTTCCGGAAAATGAATGCCAGGCAGTCCAAGTGCTATGAAATGGAAGATGTCCTGAAACACCACTGGTTGTATACTTCCAAATACCTCCAGAAGTTTATGAATGCTCATAATGCATTAAAAAACTCTGGGTTTACTATGAGCTCTCAGGCAAGTGTCGGGGACCCATTAGGCATAGAGGACTCTCTGGAAAGCCAAGATTCAATGGAATTTTAAGTAGAGAAGCCACTTACGAGTTGGTTTTTGCAAATGAGTTTTCTTCTGGGTTGCATTGAAGGCTTCTCCTAGCACCCTTCACTACTGTGTGCGGGGCTTCACCACCCAAGAGGTGGTCGGTTGGAGCGAGAGGCTACAGATGCTGTCATGTCAGGAATGGATTACCAATAAGTTGATTGCTTGAGTCGTTTAGTGAGTTCAgaaaagcaacaggaaaaaaTCAGTTGTTTGAAAGCTCAATAACTCAGAACAGGAGTGACTGCAGGGGACCAGACACGAACAAAGATCTTTGTGCGTGCATGACTGAGTGTTGTGAAAATGAAAGCCAGGGTTGTCAAAGAACAGCCAGTGAagccaggaaagaaagaaatttgtcttgtggttttcatttttccccttggtttattatattttatattgagatataataagtgttttctatttcattttcataaaattctttattttatatatttcacatatcttGACTCATTTTACAAGGTTCAAAAGAGCTTTCTTGAATTTTCTAGTAATATCTTACATTTGTATGGCATGACGACCTTTACGAAGTGCTCTTAATGCATCTTCTCATTTGATACATTTATGCAGAAATACCCTACATCacaaatttttttggaaaatcaGTCCTTTTAATAAAGGTTTAAATGGTGCATCTATTATAACCTTCCAAGTTTAGGAGGTCATCTGCTGTCATAGATCTTTCAATAATGAAGTTAGAAGAATACACCTGTTAGCCACAGTAAGTCATTAAATCTTCTGATAATATGTATTTACTTAGCTATCAGTAGCCAAATAtgagtctttgtttttattttttaaatttcaagtaatTTAGAATTTCCAAATGCTTTCCCATACAATCTCAAAGCcatagaggatttttaaaaatttgggtttGCTTAATGTCTAAAAACAGATTTCATGTCTTACTGAAAATTTCTGCCAGATTTCATCCAAATAAAACCTGGGTTGATGTTACTAAATCCAGGTTTTATGGAGTCCTCCCCTCTGCAATGTGTTATTCTTTCTATTATAATTAGTTTATTTCTAGCGTACTCAGAATTTTGTAGCAAGATAACCTTGGTACTGTTTCTACCTGCTAAGTTTAGATGGAAACTGCTCTTCTAAGTAGAAGAGTTAACAtttgttcagtgttttttttttttttttggtcagttttGGAATGTTTTCACACTCATTTGCCCCACCGCGACTCTGCTGGGTAGGAGTTGTTATTATTCCCGTTTGATGGAGGTTTAAATGTTTTGCCAATAGTTACAGGGATAACAAATGCCTGAtttggaatttgaacccaggcctttTGTCTACAAATTCCATGTTCTTTCTACCACAAAAATTGATCACTATTTTTGTTTATAAGGCAGTATCAGAATTTCTTTAGGATTCAGAACTAATCATTATAGCTCATAACTTTAGCATTACATTTAAAGGTGGCAGGGGTGGGTAAGTTTTTAAGTTGTTTGTGTGCTTTGGACCTTTTGCTAGAAGAAAGTAATGCTAAAGCTCCATGGAGTCCCCTAAACCTCTGGTGGCTCCAGTTATTTGGAAACTATTGTCTGCATCCTTAGGAATCTGGGATTTGCCAGTTGCTGGCAATGTAGAGCAGGCATGGGATTTTATATGCTAGTGAGTCATAATGATATGTTAGTgttaattagtttttttttctttctttgattttattggCCATAATTGCCACTCTTCATGCACAGTATATCAAAGAGCTTTGTAATTTAGTTGTCAAACGTGCATCAGTGGCATTATCCTAAGTGGTATACATTTGGTGCTTTTGCAGGGATTGAACTCGgtattttctgttaaaatatacagcagttttctttgctttttatatgCAGGATATCAAAGCCATTTATAATTAAGTTAtcaaaacatatacatattttaatattacttttttttgaaaactgttaGTTTTGTGTTTTGGGAACTAATGGGCTTCTAAGCCACCTCTTCCCttcatctcacttaatccttacagcaTGTCCCTGTACTAATAAACAGATAAATTCACATAATCATCCTATTCCCTGAAGCATGCTGGTGCtggtttgtagtttttttttcccatttccactCTGTTACTCGACTGGTGGCACTGTAAATACTTTTCAATATTAAATTCCCCTATTCTAGCATTGTAGGAACTATTTTGAATTTATGTGACTAAGAGCATGATTTATAGCACAAACTTCCCAATAATCCCTTAATCAGATCACATTTTGATAAACCCCAGGAACATCTGGCTGCAGGAATTTCAATATGTAGAAATGTTGCCTATGGTTATTTTTCGCCCTCATTGTTGAGATTGCAATATCCCAGACCCTGGTTTTATACTCgagctttatttttaacaatgccCATTGCAAATGCAGTCACATACTCCAGGGAAATTCACCACACAGaatggagtttctttttttttttttaagtatatactGGGACTTTAGAAGTGCAATTCATTTTTCTCCTGTGAAACCTGATTCTGCGAGTTTTCTTGCTAAGCCACTGAGGTGCATTGCAGGGACCAGTGATAATGACTGATGAAAATTGATGATTGGTTGGTGAGGTCAAAGAGAACCTTGGAGTTAATAAACATGCACTGAGAACCAAAAGCAGGAGGAAAAGATGTCTTTTCCTTCCAGGTGAGCTAAAATTTAGTTTTGCCTCAATTTGTTTTCACAAGATAGATGAAGATAAAAATTGCTTTGGTTGAAAGTGTGGATCTCACATTATATCAAACAGAATTCAAATTCCACATAGCTAGGTGGCAGGATTTGTAAGCACCAGTGGTGGCTGGGAGGAACAAACCATCATTTGGATGCAAGTGGTTTTTGATTGCAGATATGGTGTCTTCAGTGATTGTATGACAAATGGTCTATTCTTTTGATGTTAAGAGATTTTAAATAAGAGTAGATACTTTGTTACCCATTTTACTTTCTCCCCATTAACTACTGTAATCTACATAAATATACCTCAGAATCCATTTTtggtaagatttttctttttgtagaactacacttcactttattttctttataatcttgCATTTTGTGTAACAGCTTCCAAGAGctgtgtttttgtctgttttgtagaAAGTTCATGTACCAGGATGCAATGGATTTATTTGATGGTGGGCGGAACCCTGTATTTTCACGTCaaacattttcagagaaaatgaaatatgagtttcaataattatttttatattttattgttttcattaattaatattatggttattgttagcaatTTCATGTTtaagtatttgaaataaaattttaagatttgaaaataatggctattgtgatttttattcaaataataatataCAGTATAGCATTTAGAAATTATCACCTTtttttgagagaaataaaaataattttgatgatatTTGGAATAAAGGGCAATAGAATAGTGATAGTGAGTATAATTTATCCTAATATAGGATGAGACAATTTGGTTCCATATATAGCAAGTAAATAGTAAAccttttgatttgctttttaacTCCTTTGAGATACTGATGAAAATACAGACctattttccagaaaattcaCGTACTTATGTACTCAAAATTTTGATTGGAGTTGTTGACCTGCCCAGGGTCATTCAGATAATGGCAGAACTAGCTAAAGCCCAAGTTCTTTTGTCCCTAGTGCTTTTCATAATTAGTAATAACAGCCATTTACCAAACTTTTTTTGCGGTAActgctttgcatatattttctaatttgatcCTTTAGAAGTGGATACTACTGTCATCTCCATGTTACACATGAGGTTATGGAAGCTTATCTCAGCCAGAAAATGGCAAAGCCACATCTACACGTTTTCAAGTATCTTAATCCCACTTTTGCTGCAGTCTTCTTGGCTCCCTTTTACTCACATCCAGAGATTCAGTCTGGCTGTCTCTCTACAgctatgccattttaaaaaatatcagaatatgCCTGTATTTATAGGTAAGTAGCCTGTGCCCCAAGGCCCAAGTGCCCTTACACTTCTCTGGCAACCCTACTTCATCCTCCAAGAATGCTGGATCACTCCAGGATCCAGCAAGTAACAGGTTAACTCCTGGCACAGCTGGGGGCCTTCTGGACTTGGGTCTTTGAGTATTTGAACACTACCTATGCCTCTGAGAGTGTAGCATCTCCTTACCTTTTAAGGCCCAGCTAGGGTCTGCCTTCTTCCCAGCATCCTTTCTAACGACTTCAgcctacattttaaataaatatttataggatGCCTTCTGTGAGCTGGCAATGTGTGCTTGGCATTGGTGATAGAGTGGTGAGCAACACAGCTTCTGTTcacaaaaag
Protein-coding regions in this window:
- the RAG1 gene encoding V(D)J recombination-activating protein 1, which encodes MAVSFPPTLGLSSAPDEIQHPHIKFSEWKFKLFRVRSFEKAPEEAQKEKKDFSEGKPSLEQSPAVLDKTGGQKPVLTQPALKAHPKFSKKSHDDGKARGKAIHQANLRHLCRICGDSFKTDECNRRYPVHGPVDGKTQGLLRKKEKRATSWPDLIAKVFRIDVKADVDSIHPTEFCHNCWSIMHRKFSSAPSEVYFPRNTAVEWHPHTPSCDICHTARRGLKRKGPQPNVQLSKKLKTVLDRAKQARQRKRRAQVRIRSREVMKKIANCSKIHLSTKLLAVDFPEHFVKAISCRICEHILADPVETSCKHVFCRICILRCLKVMGSYCPSCQYPCFPTDLESPVKSFLSVLNSLMVRCPAKECNEEVSLEKYNHHVSSHRESKETFVHINKGGRPRQHLLSLTRRAQKHRLRELKLQVKAFADKEEGGDVKSVCLTLFLLALRARNEHRQADELEAIMQGRGSGLQPAVCLAIRVNTFLSCSQYHKMYRTVKAITGRQIFQPLHALRNAEKVLLPGYHPFEWQPPLKNVSSSTDVGIIDGLSGLSSSVDDYPVDTIAKRFRYDSALVSALMDMEEDILEGMRSQDLDDYLSGPFTVVVKESCDGMGDVSEKHGSGPVVPEKAVRFSFTVMKITIAHGSQTLKVFEEAKPNSELCCKPLCLMLADESDHETLTAILSPLIAEREAMKDSELMLEMGGILRTFKFIFRGTGYDEKLVREVEGLEASGSVYICTLCDATRLEASQNLVFHSITRSHAENLERYEVWRSNPYHESVEELRDRVKGVSAKPFIETVPSIDALHCDIGNAAEFYKIFQLEIGEAYKNSNASKEERKRWQATLDKHLRKKMNLKPIMRMNGNFARKLMTKETVDAVCELIPSEERHAALRELMDLYLKMKPVWRSSCPAKECPESLCQYSFNSQRFAELLSTKFKYRYEGKITNYFHKTLAHVPEIIERDGSIGAWASEGNESGNKLFRRFRKMNARQSKCYEMEDVLKHHWLYTSKYLQKFMNAHNALKNSGFTMSSQASVGDPLGIEDSLESQDSMEF